One region of Rhodospirillaceae bacterium genomic DNA includes:
- a CDS encoding L,D-transpeptidase family protein, protein MDLIVTADSPDAKQGWATLGTRRFRCALGRGGIIADKREGDGGTPVGAFPLRRLLVRTDKGAIPKSQLPITVIDEDDGWCDAPGDIAYNRAVALPYAASHERLWRDDHLYDLVLVIGHNDDPVVRGMGSAVFIHLAHDDYRPTEGCIAFKRADLETILGQIGPTDRVAVRQP, encoded by the coding sequence ATGGACCTTATCGTCACCGCCGATTCACCGGATGCGAAGCAGGGCTGGGCGACGTTGGGCACTCGACGCTTTCGCTGCGCGCTTGGCCGCGGTGGCATCATCGCCGATAAGCGCGAAGGCGATGGCGGCACGCCAGTCGGCGCGTTTCCCTTGCGCCGCCTGCTGGTGCGCACGGACAAAGGCGCGATACCCAAGTCGCAACTGCCGATCACCGTCATCGACGAAGACGACGGCTGGTGCGATGCGCCGGGTGACATCGCCTATAACCGCGCCGTGGCTCTCCCCTATGCCGCGAGCCATGAGCGACTGTGGCGCGACGATCATCTTTATGACCTGGTGCTGGTCATCGGCCATAATGACGATCCGGTGGTCAGGGGCATGGGCAGCGCCGTTTTCATCCATCTCGCCCATGACGATTACCGCCCGACCGAAGGCTGCATCGCGTTCAAGCGCGCGGATCTCGAGACGATCCTGGGCCAGATCGGCCCCACCGACCGGGTGGCGGTCAGGCAGCCCTGA